One Pseudomonas muyukensis DNA segment encodes these proteins:
- a CDS encoding AraC family transcriptional regulator: MISSSHLVDWLLEGLELDASLFHVGRYCGGWHASTQGLGRASFHLVVQGHCWLHIDGQAQPLRLDSGDAVFLLRDLAYRLSGDQDPAAACAQPRQAMQALDSSASDGVGLVCGFFHFQSGLSSLIVEGLADWILLRADDPAGSAARALFGLILEECRRTPQPSQTLLERLTHLLFLYVLRQQVHAGQSLGGLVALARQPAFAGLLERLIEAPGQAWTLESMAACAGLSRSAFFKRFNELAGQSPGQVLLALRMRHACQLLKAGNTVEQVGAQVGYQSVAAFTRAFAKAVGMQPGAYRKQHEGRAP; this comes from the coding sequence ATGATTTCATCCAGCCATCTTGTCGATTGGTTATTAGAAGGCCTCGAGCTCGATGCCAGCCTGTTCCATGTCGGGCGCTACTGCGGCGGCTGGCACGCCAGCACCCAGGGCCTGGGCCGGGCCAGTTTCCACCTGGTGGTGCAGGGGCACTGCTGGTTGCATATCGACGGCCAGGCGCAACCGCTGCGGCTAGACAGCGGCGACGCGGTGTTCTTGCTGCGCGACCTGGCCTATCGGTTGTCCGGCGACCAGGACCCCGCCGCCGCCTGCGCCCAGCCACGCCAGGCCATGCAGGCGCTGGACAGCAGCGCCAGCGACGGGGTTGGCCTGGTGTGCGGCTTCTTTCATTTTCAGTCGGGGTTGTCGTCGCTGATCGTCGAAGGGTTGGCGGACTGGATCCTGCTGCGCGCCGACGACCCGGCAGGCAGTGCGGCGCGGGCGCTGTTCGGGCTGATCCTGGAGGAATGCCGGCGCACCCCGCAGCCGTCGCAGACGCTGCTGGAGCGGCTGACCCATTTATTGTTCCTGTATGTGCTGCGCCAACAGGTGCATGCCGGCCAGTCGCTGGGCGGGCTGGTCGCCCTCGCCCGCCAGCCGGCCTTTGCCGGCCTGCTGGAGCGGCTGATCGAGGCACCGGGGCAAGCCTGGACGCTGGAAAGCATGGCGGCCTGCGCCGGCCTGTCGCGTTCGGCGTTCTTCAAGCGCTTCAACGAGCTGGCCGGGCAGTCGCCGGGGCAGGTGCTGCTGGCGTTGCGCATGCGCCATGCGTGTCAGTTGCTCAAGGCGGGCAATACCGTCGAGCAAGTCGGCGCGCAGGTGGGCTATCAGTCGGTGGCGGCGTTCACCCGGGCGTTCGCCAAGGCCGTGGGGATGCAGCCTGGCGCCTATCGCAAGCAGCACGAAGGCCGAGCCCCGTAA
- a CDS encoding carboxymuconolactone decarboxylase family protein, producing MSARITLHSLQTAPEAARPFLENAQKNAGFIPNLLGVLANAPAALETYVTVSALNGKSELSLAEREVVQLIAATQHGCDFCVAGHTAVALNKAKLPQAVVDALRARGELPDARYETLAAFAREVIATRGNVSDATYQAFRDAGFSEGNALEVILGVSLATLCNFANVFAQTPLNDELSKYRWQPSA from the coding sequence ATGTCCGCGCGCATCACTCTACACAGCCTGCAGACCGCCCCGGAAGCCGCACGTCCGTTCCTTGAGAACGCGCAGAAGAACGCTGGCTTCATCCCCAACCTGCTGGGCGTCCTGGCCAATGCCCCGGCCGCGCTGGAAACCTACGTCACCGTCTCGGCGCTCAATGGCAAGTCGGAACTGAGCCTGGCCGAGCGCGAAGTGGTGCAGCTGATCGCCGCCACCCAGCACGGTTGCGACTTCTGCGTGGCCGGCCACACTGCCGTGGCGCTGAACAAGGCCAAGCTGCCCCAGGCGGTGGTCGATGCCCTGCGTGCCCGCGGCGAGCTGCCCGATGCCCGCTACGAGACCCTGGCCGCGTTCGCCCGCGAAGTGATCGCCACCCGTGGCAATGTCAGCGACGCCACCTATCAAGCCTTCCGCGACGCAGGCTTCAGCGAGGGCAACGCCCTGGAAGTGATTCTCGGAGTGAGTCTCGCTACCCTGTGCAACTTTGCTAATGTGTTCGCCCAGACGCCGCTCAACGACGAGCTGAGCAAGTACCGCTGGCAGCCTTCGGCCTGA
- a CDS encoding acyl-CoA dehydrogenase family protein, whose protein sequence is MLDHAFGQWLDANAEAIDQGQCDPHQVLAHIAESQLLRVGIDPALGGSGGQVSDAVEAIAAIASRSLAAAFVCWGQRAFIEYLLHSPNQALRERLLPELLKGELAGATGLSNAMKYLSGIEALQVRGQPQADGWHLEGRLHWVTNLRKSGFVVAAAIEDDAGGAPFVLAIPSTAQGLERSDDLQLMGLQSSNTAALAFHQVALGRDWLLHDNAREFLPKVRPAFLALQCGMAIGLARRALDEVQAHLQGRGSFLEEARQVLLQRLQNTVGELKQGLLDGRFLGQPAALFKLRITLAESAADAVQLELQASGGKAYLSAYGEGFARRWRESAFVPIVTPSLVQLRAELQRQAAAA, encoded by the coding sequence ATGCTTGATCACGCATTTGGCCAATGGCTGGACGCCAATGCCGAAGCCATCGACCAGGGCCAGTGCGATCCGCACCAGGTGCTGGCGCACATCGCCGAGTCGCAACTGCTGCGCGTCGGTATCGACCCGGCCCTGGGCGGTTCGGGTGGCCAGGTCAGCGACGCGGTCGAGGCCATCGCCGCCATCGCCAGCCGCTCGCTGGCCGCGGCCTTCGTCTGCTGGGGCCAGCGCGCCTTTATCGAATACCTGCTGCACAGCCCCAACCAGGCGCTGCGCGAGCGGCTGCTGCCCGAGCTGCTCAAGGGCGAGCTGGCGGGCGCCACCGGGCTGTCCAACGCCATGAAGTACCTGTCCGGCATCGAGGCCTTGCAGGTCCGTGGCCAGCCCCAGGCCGATGGCTGGCACCTCGAAGGCCGCCTGCACTGGGTGACCAACCTGCGCAAGAGCGGTTTCGTGGTGGCGGCCGCGATCGAGGATGACGCCGGTGGCGCGCCGTTCGTGCTGGCCATCCCCTCCACGGCCCAGGGCCTGGAGCGCTCCGACGACTTGCAACTGATGGGCCTGCAGTCGAGCAATACCGCGGCGCTGGCCTTCCACCAGGTAGCGCTGGGCCGCGACTGGCTGCTGCACGACAATGCCCGCGAGTTCCTGCCCAAGGTGCGCCCGGCGTTCCTCGCCCTGCAGTGCGGCATGGCCATCGGCCTGGCCCGGCGTGCCCTGGATGAAGTGCAGGCGCACCTGCAAGGCCGCGGTTCGTTCCTCGAAGAGGCGCGCCAGGTACTGCTGCAGCGCCTGCAGAATACCGTCGGCGAGCTCAAGCAGGGCCTGCTCGACGGGCGCTTCCTCGGCCAGCCGGCGGCCTTGTTCAAGCTGCGCATCACCCTCGCCGAAAGCGCCGCCGATGCCGTGCAGCTGGAGTTGCAGGCCAGCGGTGGCAAGGCCTACCTGAGCGCCTACGGCGAGGGGTTCGCCCGGCGCTGGCGCGAGTCGGCGTTCGTGCCGATCGTCACCCCGAGCCTGGTGCAACTGCGCGCCGAGCTGCAACGCCAGGCGGCCGCTGCATGA
- a CDS encoding ABC transporter substrate-binding protein, translating into MCMDDCCSTPSRRDFLKLSAMLTAAGALPLLSSLQARAAAEPDAPVRIGYLPITDATPLLVAHNNGLFEAEGIKAERPVLLRSWAQVIEAFISGQVNVIHLLSPMTVWARYGSKVPAKVVAWNHVGGSGLTVAPDISDMQQLGGKTVAIPFWYSIHNVVLQQMLNDNGLKPVSKPAGAQLADNEVNLLVLPPSDMPPALASKRIAGYIVAEPFNALAEHLKVGRVQRFTGDVWRNHACCVVFMHEHDLNNRPEWSQKVVNAIVKAQQWTREHRAEAAALLSKAGPNKYTPHEPAVLAKVLAPSAEDRAGYIASGAIQHQQWDEKRIDFQPYPFPSYTEELVKRLKNTLIEGESGFLASLDPAQTARDLVDERFVRKAIEAVGGPAAFGIAENFQRSEEFAV; encoded by the coding sequence ATGTGCATGGATGACTGCTGCTCCACCCCCTCGCGTCGCGACTTTCTCAAGCTGAGCGCCATGCTCACCGCTGCCGGCGCGTTGCCGTTGCTGTCCAGCCTGCAGGCGCGCGCCGCCGCCGAGCCGGACGCCCCGGTGCGCATCGGCTACCTGCCGATCACCGACGCCACGCCCTTGCTGGTGGCGCACAACAATGGCCTGTTCGAGGCCGAGGGCATCAAGGCCGAGCGCCCAGTGTTGCTGCGCAGTTGGGCCCAGGTGATCGAGGCGTTCATCTCTGGCCAGGTCAACGTCATCCACCTGCTGTCGCCAATGACCGTGTGGGCGCGCTATGGCAGCAAGGTGCCGGCCAAGGTGGTGGCCTGGAACCATGTCGGCGGCTCGGGCCTGACCGTGGCGCCGGACATCAGCGATATGCAGCAACTCGGCGGCAAGACCGTGGCCATCCCGTTCTGGTACTCGATCCACAACGTGGTGCTGCAGCAGATGCTCAACGACAACGGCCTCAAGCCGGTGTCCAAACCCGCCGGCGCACAGTTGGCCGACAACGAAGTCAACCTGCTGGTGCTGCCACCCTCAGACATGCCGCCGGCCCTGGCCAGCAAGCGTATCGCCGGCTACATCGTCGCCGAGCCGTTCAATGCCCTGGCCGAGCACCTCAAGGTTGGCCGCGTGCAGCGCTTCACCGGTGACGTCTGGCGCAACCATGCCTGTTGCGTGGTGTTCATGCACGAGCACGACCTGAACAACCGCCCGGAGTGGTCGCAGAAGGTGGTCAACGCCATCGTCAAGGCCCAGCAGTGGACCCGCGAGCACCGTGCCGAGGCTGCCGCGCTGCTGTCCAAGGCTGGCCCCAACAAGTACACCCCGCACGAGCCGGCGGTGCTGGCCAAGGTCCTGGCGCCGTCCGCCGAGGACCGGGCCGGCTACATTGCCAGCGGGGCGATCCAGCACCAGCAGTGGGATGAAAAGCGCATCGACTTCCAGCCGTACCCGTTCCCCAGCTACACCGAGGAACTGGTCAAGCGGCTGAAGAACACCCTGATCGAGGGCGAGAGCGGCTTTCTCGCCAGCCTGGACCCGGCGCAGACCGCCCGCGACCTGGTGGACGAGCGCTTCGTGCGCAAGGCCATCGAGGCGGTGGGCGGCCCGGCGGCGTTCGGCATCGCCGAGAACTTCCAGCGCAGCGAGGAGTTCGCGGTCTGA
- a CDS encoding MOSC domain-containing protein, whose protein sequence is MPASSPRLDSLLTGSARPFTRPGSHSAIDKQPRQDRLQVTFLGLAGDEQGDLRVHGGVDKAIHHYPRDHYPVWAAELGAHPLLEQPGAFGENFSSSGWCETDVCLGDRIRVGTALLEISQGRMPCWKLNDRFELAQMALRVQQSGRTGWYYRVLEQGAVAAGDTLELVERPHAQWSVARLSAVLFDKRLEPGLLRECLALPLVPNWRRTLEKRLEQREVEDWTSRLQGRSEG, encoded by the coding sequence ATGCCTGCGTCCAGCCCACGCCTCGACAGCCTGCTCACCGGCAGTGCCCGGCCCTTTACCCGCCCAGGCTCGCATAGCGCCATCGACAAACAGCCCCGCCAGGATCGCTTGCAGGTGACCTTCCTCGGCCTGGCCGGCGACGAACAGGGCGACCTGCGCGTGCACGGCGGCGTCGACAAAGCGATCCACCACTACCCCCGCGACCATTACCCCGTCTGGGCCGCCGAACTCGGCGCGCACCCGCTGCTGGAGCAGCCAGGCGCCTTTGGCGAGAACTTCAGCAGCAGCGGCTGGTGCGAGACGGATGTCTGCCTGGGCGACCGCATCCGGGTCGGCACGGCGTTGCTGGAAATCTCCCAGGGGCGCATGCCGTGCTGGAAGCTCAACGACCGTTTCGAGCTGGCGCAGATGGCCTTGCGGGTGCAGCAGAGCGGGCGCACCGGCTGGTACTACCGGGTGCTCGAGCAAGGCGCGGTGGCGGCGGGCGATACCCTGGAGCTGGTCGAGCGGCCCCATGCCCAGTGGTCGGTGGCGCGGCTGTCGGCGGTGCTGTTCGACAAGCGCCTGGAGCCTGGGTTGTTGCGCGAATGCCTGGCCCTGCCGCTGGTGCCGAACTGGCGTCGAACCCTGGAAAAGCGCCTGGAACAGCGCGAAGTCGAGGACTGGACATCGCGCCTGCAAGGCCGCAGCGAAGGCTGA
- a CDS encoding ABC transporter ATP-binding protein yields the protein MSEVLLEARDISLGYPRAGGWQAVLEQFDLSLAPGEVVTILGPSGVGKSSLLRVLAGLQQPRGGRVSLRGEALQGPHPRLAVAFQDPSLLPWLNLEKNVAFGLDFARQPKLPAAERRARIDHAIDAVGLAHARGQYPAQLSGGMAQRTALARCLARQPEVLLLDEPFGALDEVTRADMQQLLLQLIATHNTAAVLITHDIDEALLLSDRVLLLGNHPARTLGQWHIDLPQPREQRVEELGALRIEILKTLRRASRTAEPTPSPLPSEAVHVHG from the coding sequence ATGAGCGAAGTGTTGCTCGAGGCCCGCGACATCAGCCTGGGCTACCCGCGCGCGGGCGGCTGGCAGGCAGTGCTGGAGCAGTTCGACCTGAGCCTGGCGCCGGGCGAGGTGGTGACCATCCTCGGCCCCAGCGGGGTCGGCAAGTCCAGCCTGCTGCGTGTGCTGGCCGGCTTGCAGCAGCCCCGTGGCGGGCGCGTCAGCCTGCGCGGCGAGGCGCTGCAAGGCCCGCACCCGCGCCTGGCGGTGGCGTTCCAGGACCCCAGCCTGCTGCCCTGGCTGAACCTGGAAAAAAACGTCGCCTTCGGCCTGGACTTCGCGCGCCAGCCGAAGCTGCCGGCCGCCGAGCGGCGGGCGCGAATCGACCACGCCATCGACGCGGTGGGCCTGGCCCACGCCCGCGGCCAGTACCCGGCGCAGCTCTCCGGCGGCATGGCCCAGCGCACCGCGCTGGCCCGCTGCCTGGCGCGCCAACCCGAGGTGTTGCTGCTCGATGAACCGTTCGGCGCGCTGGACGAGGTGACCCGGGCCGACATGCAGCAACTGCTGCTGCAGCTGATCGCCACCCACAACACCGCCGCCGTGCTGATCACCCACGATATCGACGAAGCCTTGCTGCTGTCCGATCGCGTGCTGCTACTGGGCAACCACCCGGCGCGCACCCTTGGCCAGTGGCACATCGACCTGCCGCAACCCCGCGAGCAACGGGTCGAGGAGCTGGGCGCGCTGCGTATCGAGATTCTCAAGACCCTTCGGCGGGCAAGCCGCACAGCCGAACCCACTCCATCCCCCTTGCCCTCGGAGGCTGTCCATGTGCATGGATGA
- a CDS encoding ABC transporter permease: MRGHVVHGALGLVGLAVLLVLWWAGVQLFGAADGLSARFSPQATLESLVQLLGQGEVYGHIWVSLKRILVGLLLALLIGVPLGLLVGSYRHLEAATTPAFQFLRMISPLSWMPVVVMLMGVGDQPIYFLLAFAALWPILLNTAAGVRQLDPRWLQLSRSLSATRWETLCKVIVPGVIGHVLTGVRLAIGILWIVLVPCEMLGVSAGLGYFILDTRDRLAYSELMAMVLLIGVLGFMLDALARGLHRRWVHA, translated from the coding sequence ATGCGTGGGCATGTCGTGCATGGCGCCCTGGGCCTGGTCGGCCTGGCGGTGCTGCTGGTGTTGTGGTGGGCCGGAGTTCAGCTGTTTGGCGCGGCCGATGGCTTGTCGGCGCGCTTCTCGCCCCAGGCCACGCTGGAGAGCCTGGTGCAGTTGCTGGGGCAGGGCGAGGTATACGGGCATATCTGGGTGAGCCTCAAGCGCATCCTGGTTGGCCTGTTGCTGGCGTTGCTGATCGGCGTGCCGCTGGGCCTGCTGGTGGGCAGCTACCGCCACCTGGAGGCGGCGACCACGCCGGCGTTCCAGTTCCTGCGGATGATCTCGCCGTTGTCGTGGATGCCGGTGGTGGTGATGCTGATGGGCGTGGGCGACCAGCCGATCTACTTCCTGCTGGCGTTCGCCGCGCTGTGGCCGATCCTGCTCAACACGGCCGCCGGGGTGCGCCAGCTCGACCCGCGCTGGCTGCAGTTGTCGCGCAGCCTCAGCGCCACGCGCTGGGAGACCCTGTGCAAGGTGATCGTGCCGGGGGTGATCGGCCATGTACTGACCGGGGTGCGCCTGGCCATTGGCATCCTGTGGATCGTGCTGGTGCCGTGCGAGATGCTCGGGGTCAGCGCGGGGCTGGGGTATTTCATCCTCGACACCCGCGACCGCCTGGCGTATTCCGAGCTGATGGCCATGGTGCTGTTGATCGGCGTGCTGGGCTTCATGCTCGATGCCCTGGCCCGTGGGCTGCATCGGCGCTGGGTGCATGCCTAG
- a CDS encoding GNAT family N-acetyltransferase yields MFILRRLDGVPPESFQNQIRQLVIDHVGQLSSVAISPDNPLYPLYQYGVGLEVHQYLMALDGTRGLAVELILALDAEAPDQLLGFALALPAQDDPQACALAFLAVAAGHRRQGVARGLLDDLRGRYACVELSAFPAQVPWFEAMGLQVVASAGPQVLMSSTGQASGALIGRLDIAPIYQTVEVMQIHAYLLKQHGDEAMMAAEQLRDERLDALAEQAQACARQRLTRH; encoded by the coding sequence ATGTTCATCCTCCGCCGCCTCGACGGCGTGCCGCCCGAATCCTTCCAGAACCAGATCCGCCAACTGGTGATCGACCATGTCGGCCAGCTCAGCAGCGTCGCCATCAGCCCGGACAACCCGCTCTACCCGCTGTACCAGTACGGCGTGGGCCTGGAGGTGCACCAGTACCTGATGGCCCTGGACGGCACCCGCGGCCTGGCGGTCGAGCTGATCCTGGCCCTGGATGCCGAGGCCCCGGACCAGTTGCTCGGTTTCGCCCTGGCATTACCGGCCCAGGACGACCCACAGGCCTGCGCTTTGGCGTTTCTGGCGGTGGCCGCCGGCCATCGCCGCCAAGGCGTCGCCCGCGGCCTGCTGGATGACCTGCGCGGGCGCTATGCCTGTGTCGAGCTCAGCGCCTTCCCGGCCCAGGTGCCGTGGTTCGAGGCCATGGGCCTGCAGGTGGTCGCCAGCGCTGGCCCGCAGGTGCTGATGAGCAGCACTGGGCAGGCCAGCGGCGCATTGATCGGCCGGCTGGACATCGCACCGATCTACCAGACCGTCGAAGTCATGCAGATTCACGCCTACCTGCTCAAGCAGCATGGCGACGAGGCGATGATGGCAGCGGAACAGTTGCGTGATGAGCGCCTGGACGCCCTGGCAGAACAAGCCCAGGCCTGCGCAAGGCAGCGCCTTACCCGGCATTGA
- the argC gene encoding N-acetyl-gamma-glutamyl-phosphate reductase, which produces MHQPLVFIDGDQGTTGLQIHARLHGRQDLRLLTLPAAERKDPARRAEAINSADIAVLCLPDDAARDAVATIHNPAVRVIDASSAHRTTPGWVYGLPELDAQQAERIARATRVSNPGCYPTGAIALLRPLVKAGLLPADYPLSIHAISGYSGGGRAAVERHEQRRDDYLPALQLYGLDLAHKHVPEIQRHAGLSARPVFVPGYGDYRQGIVLSIPLQLRLLPGVSAEQLHACLEQHYQGARHVQVLALHRQGPAAALDPQALNDSNDLRLALYANPEHGQVLLTAVFDNLGKGASGAAVQNLDLMLPGVQGIG; this is translated from the coding sequence ATGCACCAGCCCCTCGTTTTCATCGACGGCGACCAAGGCACCACCGGCCTGCAGATCCACGCCCGCCTGCACGGCCGCCAGGACCTGCGCCTGCTCACCCTGCCCGCGGCCGAGCGCAAGGACCCGGCACGTCGCGCCGAGGCGATCAACAGCGCCGACATCGCCGTGCTGTGCCTGCCGGACGACGCCGCCCGCGATGCGGTGGCGACGATTCACAACCCGGCGGTACGGGTGATCGACGCCAGCTCCGCCCACCGCACCACACCAGGCTGGGTGTATGGCCTGCCAGAGCTGGACGCGCAACAGGCCGAGCGCATCGCCCGCGCCACCCGGGTCAGCAACCCCGGCTGCTACCCCACCGGCGCCATTGCCCTGCTACGGCCGTTGGTCAAGGCCGGGCTGCTGCCAGCGGACTACCCGCTGAGCATCCATGCCATCTCTGGCTATTCCGGCGGCGGCCGGGCAGCGGTCGAGCGCCATGAACAACGCCGCGACGACTACCTGCCGGCCCTGCAGCTGTATGGCCTGGATCTGGCCCACAAACATGTACCGGAGATCCAGCGGCATGCCGGGCTCAGCGCGCGGCCGGTGTTCGTGCCTGGTTATGGCGACTACCGCCAGGGCATCGTGTTGAGCATCCCGCTGCAACTGCGCCTGCTGCCGGGGGTCAGCGCCGAACAGCTGCACGCCTGCCTGGAACAGCACTACCAGGGCGCGCGCCATGTGCAGGTGCTGGCGCTGCATCGGCAAGGCCCGGCGGCGGCGCTCGACCCGCAGGCGCTGAACGACAGCAACGACCTGCGCCTGGCGCTGTATGCCAACCCTGAGCATGGGCAGGTGCTGCTCACCGCGGTGTTCGACAACCTCGGCAAGGGGGCCTCGGGGGCGGCGGTGCAGAACCTTGATTTGATGTTGCCCGGGGTGCAGGGGATTGGCTGA
- a CDS encoding LysR family transcriptional regulator encodes MREISLDRLRTLVVIADNGSFADAARQLNLAPPTISLHIAELEARIGAPLLSRTRGQVRPTAIGETLLARARRLLADADQALDEVRRQVQGLTGRVRLGASTGAIAHLLPQALDALRGEHPGIDVEVQVLTSQASLARLREGSLDIGLVALPQEAGKGLQVTPWRRDPIMAYVPADWRPPARVTPAWLAGRALILNDSTTQLSRVTAQWFAAAGLYPEARIELNYNDAIKSLVAAGYGATLLPQEGEGAQHDLRIVRRPLRPGMWRQLGIACRQGEPERATGHVLQALARLRQ; translated from the coding sequence ATGCGAGAAATCAGCCTAGACCGCCTGCGCACCCTGGTGGTGATCGCCGACAACGGCTCCTTCGCCGACGCTGCCCGCCAGCTCAACCTGGCGCCGCCGACCATCAGCCTGCACATCGCCGAGCTGGAGGCGCGCATCGGTGCCCCGTTGCTCAGCCGCACCCGGGGCCAGGTGCGCCCCACGGCAATTGGCGAAACCCTGCTGGCCCGCGCCCGGCGCTTGCTGGCCGATGCCGACCAGGCCCTGGACGAGGTCCGTCGCCAGGTCCAGGGCCTGACCGGGCGCGTGCGCCTGGGGGCCTCCACCGGCGCCATCGCCCATTTGTTGCCCCAGGCCCTGGATGCCTTGCGCGGCGAGCATCCGGGCATCGATGTCGAGGTCCAGGTGCTGACCTCCCAGGCTTCGCTTGCGCGCTTGCGCGAAGGCAGCCTGGATATCGGCCTGGTGGCATTGCCCCAGGAGGCGGGCAAGGGGCTGCAGGTCACGCCGTGGCGCCGCGATCCGATCATGGCCTACGTCCCCGCCGACTGGCGGCCGCCGGCGCGGGTCACGCCGGCCTGGCTGGCGGGGCGGGCGCTGATCCTCAACGACAGCACCACCCAGCTGTCGCGAGTGACCGCGCAATGGTTCGCGGCGGCGGGCCTGTACCCTGAAGCGCGTATCGAACTGAACTACAACGATGCGATCAAGAGCCTGGTGGCGGCGGGGTACGGGGCGACGTTGCTGCCGCAGGAGGGCGAGGGCGCCCAGCATGACCTGCGCATCGTCCGGCGCCCCCTGCGCCCCGGGATGTGGCGTCAGTTGGGCATTGCCTGTCGCCAAGGTGAGCCTGAGCGCGCCACGGGGCATGTGTTGCAGGCCCTGGCACGATTACGCCAGTAA